In Massilia antarctica, the following are encoded in one genomic region:
- a CDS encoding Mpo1 family 2-hydroxy fatty acid dioxygenase, which translates to MDQAAQPRAIDTLLAKYSESHLNHTNEVIHFVCVPVIVFTLLGIVWWIHPFAAVAVTLLSLCYYFKLSRPFAAGMLAMSAVMLGLLSLMPPATVLPLSLAIFVLAWIGQFIGHKIEGKKPSFFDDLRFLLIGPLFVLSFLYRRLHLAW; encoded by the coding sequence ATGGACCAAGCTGCCCAGCCGCGCGCCATCGATACCTTGCTCGCAAAATATAGCGAGAGCCACCTGAACCACACCAATGAAGTGATTCACTTTGTCTGCGTGCCCGTGATCGTGTTCACCCTGCTCGGCATTGTCTGGTGGATCCACCCGTTCGCGGCCGTGGCCGTCACCCTGCTGTCGCTGTGCTATTACTTCAAGCTGTCCAGGCCGTTTGCGGCCGGGATGCTGGCGATGTCGGCCGTGATGCTGGGCCTGCTGAGCCTGATGCCGCCCGCCACCGTGCTGCCGCTGTCCCTGGCCATCTTCGTGCTGGCCTGGATCGGCCAGTTCATCGGCCACAAGATCGAAGGCAAAAAACCGTCGTTCTTCGACGACCTGCGCTTCCTGCTGATCGGTCCGCTGTTCGTGCTGAGCTTCCTGTACCGCCGCCTGCACCTCGCGTGGTAA
- a CDS encoding DMT family transporter, which yields MSSPLLFAIAALIWGSTFFAITLQLGEVAPAVSVVYRFGLASATLFAWCLLRGDSLRLPWRAQRWVMLQGFFTFALSYVCTYGSEQYLVSGLVAVLFALMVFWTPICSRIAFGTPISWRTWAAGLIAIVGVTMLFYHSIAGAWKEIAGGGTGHFLLGLALALVATIASSAGTVVVAKVREQSSNLMLTMAWSMFWGTSMVAAWALASGQQFALPGAPRYWMALLYLSLFGSVIAFNAYFTLINRIGSQKAVYIGVVTPVISVLLSIQLEHYRPGPVEWLGMVVCLASVAWALRAPAAASPSSNQPAPDPSLAAIPEVP from the coding sequence ATGTCATCTCCACTCCTCTTCGCGATCGCGGCCCTGATCTGGGGCTCCACCTTTTTTGCCATCACCTTGCAGCTGGGCGAAGTCGCGCCGGCGGTGTCGGTGGTGTACCGCTTCGGCCTGGCGTCGGCCACCTTGTTTGCCTGGTGCCTGCTGCGCGGCGACAGCTTGCGCCTGCCATGGCGCGCCCAACGCTGGGTGATGCTGCAGGGCTTTTTCACCTTTGCCCTGTCCTACGTATGCACTTACGGTTCCGAGCAATACCTGGTGTCGGGCCTGGTGGCGGTGCTGTTCGCGTTGATGGTGTTCTGGACCCCGATCTGCAGCCGCATCGCCTTCGGCACGCCGATTTCCTGGCGCACCTGGGCCGCCGGCTTGATCGCCATCGTCGGCGTGACGATGCTGTTCTACCACTCGATTGCCGGCGCCTGGAAAGAGATCGCGGGCGGCGGCACCGGCCACTTCCTGCTCGGACTGGCGCTGGCCCTGGTCGCCACCATTGCCAGCTCGGCCGGCACGGTAGTGGTGGCCAAGGTGCGCGAGCAATCGTCGAACCTGATGCTGACCATGGCTTGGTCAATGTTCTGGGGCACCTCGATGGTGGCCGCCTGGGCGCTCGCGAGCGGCCAGCAATTCGCGCTGCCGGGCGCGCCGCGCTACTGGATGGCCCTGCTCTACCTGTCGCTGTTCGGCTCGGTCATCGCCTTCAATGCCTATTTCACCCTGATCAACCGCATCGGCTCGCAGAAAGCCGTGTACATCGGCGTGGTCACGCCCGTGATTTCGGTGTTGCTATCGATCCAGCTTGAACATTACCGGCCCGGTCCGGTCGAATGGCTGGGCATGGTCGTCTGCCTGGCCAGCGTCGCCTGGGCGCTGCGCGCGCCCGCCGCTGCATCTCCCTCTTCCAACCAACCCGCGCCGGACCCCAGCCTGGCCGCCATTCCCGAGGTTCCATGA
- a CDS encoding GNAT family N-acetyltransferase, producing MNTDNTFTIRPAQASDVAHIYGMIVELAVFEKLEHLVVATEEQLHDALFGARPSCEALVGVEDGEVACFALFFHNFSTFLTRKGLYLEDLYVKQVHRGKGYGKQMLAALAQLAVERECGRFEWSVLDWNDNAINFYKSVGAQILPDWRICRVDGVALNKLAES from the coding sequence ATGAATACCGACAACACCTTCACCATCCGCCCGGCGCAAGCGTCCGACGTCGCGCATATTTACGGCATGATCGTCGAATTGGCCGTGTTCGAGAAACTCGAACACCTGGTCGTGGCCACCGAAGAGCAGCTGCACGACGCCCTGTTCGGTGCGCGTCCCTCATGCGAAGCACTGGTCGGCGTCGAAGATGGCGAGGTGGCCTGTTTCGCCTTGTTCTTCCACAATTTCTCCACCTTCCTCACGCGCAAGGGGCTGTACCTGGAGGATCTATACGTCAAGCAAGTACACCGTGGAAAAGGTTACGGCAAGCAAATGCTCGCCGCGCTGGCGCAACTGGCGGTGGAGCGCGAGTGCGGGCGCTTCGAATGGTCGGTGCTCGACTGGAATGACAACGCCATCAATTTTTACAAGAGCGTGGGCGCGCAAATCTTGCCGGACTGGCGCATCTGCCGGGTCGACGGCGTTGCGCTGAACAAGCTTGCCGAGTCCTGA
- a CDS encoding ABC transporter permease/substrate-binding protein produces the protein MRTFFATALRWLSVFTFVLAGAATAADAEPLRVGSKRFTESYILGEVLTQTAAAHGARAEHRQGLGNTAIVLAALQGGSIDVYPEYMGTIDLEILKNTRASSLEQMRAALKPMGLGVALPLGFNNTYALAMRGDSKGIDSLSDLARQPALKLGLSHEFIGRADGWPGLKQRYGLPHMPRGLDHGIAYEALAQRQVDVIDIYSTDAKIGQYGLRVLKDDLAYFPRYDAMLLYRLDAPQRFPKAWAAIAKLEGRITAEQMIAMNAQVELEGKSFAAVAKNWLTPATAAPGAARAGLMNKMFDTSLWTLTRQHVVLVLASVVLACLVGIPLGIVAAFAPRLRQTVLALAGMLQTVPSLALLAILIPLLGMIGTVPALVALFVYALLPIVRNTCTGLLGVPQGLRTAAQALGLDRRATLVHVELPLALPVILAGIKTAAVMSVGTATIAAFIGAGGFGERITIGLALNDNDMLLAGAIPAALLALLTQGLFEAGERLIARRR, from the coding sequence GTGCGCACCTTTTTTGCCACGGCCTTGCGCTGGCTATCTGTCTTTACGTTCGTCCTCGCGGGCGCCGCCACGGCGGCCGACGCCGAACCCCTGCGCGTCGGTTCCAAGCGCTTTACCGAGTCGTACATCCTGGGCGAGGTACTGACCCAGACCGCGGCCGCCCACGGCGCCAGGGCCGAACACCGCCAGGGCCTGGGCAATACCGCCATCGTGCTCGCTGCCCTGCAGGGCGGCAGCATCGACGTGTATCCCGAATATATGGGCACGATCGACCTCGAAATCCTCAAGAACACCCGCGCCAGTTCGCTCGAACAGATGCGCGCGGCCCTGAAACCCATGGGCCTGGGCGTGGCGCTGCCGCTGGGCTTTAACAATACCTATGCGCTGGCCATGCGCGGCGATAGCAAGGGCATCGATAGCCTGTCGGACCTGGCGCGCCAGCCGGCGCTCAAGCTCGGCCTGTCGCACGAATTCATCGGCCGCGCCGATGGCTGGCCGGGCCTCAAGCAGCGCTATGGCCTGCCGCACATGCCGCGCGGCCTCGATCACGGCATCGCCTACGAGGCCCTGGCCCAGCGCCAAGTGGACGTGATCGATATCTACTCGACCGACGCCAAGATAGGCCAGTACGGCCTGCGCGTGCTCAAGGACGATCTGGCTTATTTTCCGCGCTACGACGCCATGCTGCTGTACCGGCTCGATGCGCCGCAGCGCTTTCCGAAGGCGTGGGCGGCCATCGCCAAACTGGAAGGACGCATCACGGCCGAACAGATGATCGCCATGAATGCGCAGGTGGAACTGGAAGGGAAGAGCTTCGCGGCCGTCGCCAAAAACTGGCTGACCCCGGCCACCGCCGCGCCGGGCGCAGCGCGCGCCGGCCTGATGAACAAGATGTTCGACACAAGCCTGTGGACCCTGACCCGCCAGCATGTGGTGCTGGTGCTGGCATCGGTGGTGCTCGCTTGCCTGGTCGGCATTCCGCTGGGGATCGTGGCCGCTTTCGCGCCGCGCCTGCGCCAAACGGTGCTGGCGCTGGCTGGCATGCTGCAGACGGTGCCGTCCCTGGCCTTGCTGGCCATCCTGATCCCGCTACTGGGCATGATCGGCACCGTGCCGGCGCTGGTGGCGCTGTTCGTGTACGCGCTGCTGCCGATCGTGCGCAACACCTGTACCGGCCTGTTGGGTGTGCCGCAGGGCTTGCGCACGGCGGCGCAGGCGCTCGGGCTGGACCGGCGCGCGACCCTGGTCCATGTCGAGCTGCCGCTGGCATTGCCGGTGATTCTTGCTGGCATCAAGACCGCGGCGGTGATGAGCGTGGGGACGGCGACGATCGCGGCTTTCATCGGCGCCGGCGGCTTTGGCGAGCGCATCACGATTGGCCTCGCCCTCAACGATAACGATATGTTGCTGGCAGGCGCGATTCCGGCAGCGCTGCTGGCTTTGCTGACACAGGGACTGTTTGAAGCAGGAGAACGCTTGATCGCGCGCCGCCGCTAA
- the hutI gene encoding imidazolonepropionase has translation MTICDSRCDALFTNVHLATMEQGYGELRDGAIAVLDGRIAWLGPRAEAPPAATVHDGGGCWLTPGLVDCHTHIVHAGNRSDEFEARLNGATYEDIAKAGGGIMSTVRATRAASEDELLRQSLPRVASLLAEGVTTLEIKSGYGLSLDDEAKMLRVARRVGQVLPVSVSATFLGAHALPPEFAGRADDYVDEICQRMLPQLAALGLADAVDAFCERIGFSAAQTERIFEAARRHGMPVKLHAEQLSDQGGAELVARFGGLSADHLEHLGIEGISAMAASGTVAVLLPGAYYFLRDTVQPPVAALRAAGVPMAVATDCNPGTSPMTSILLAMNMACTLWRVTPQEALAGTTIHAARALGRAADIGSLALGKRADFALWEIARPADLSYAIGFNPCRAVVNAGVLRKPVVSLPD, from the coding sequence ATGACCATCTGCGATTCGCGATGCGACGCGCTCTTTACCAATGTGCACCTGGCCACCATGGAGCAGGGCTACGGCGAGCTGCGCGACGGCGCGATCGCGGTGCTGGACGGGCGTATCGCTTGGCTCGGGCCGCGCGCCGAGGCGCCGCCGGCCGCCACCGTGCACGATGGCGGCGGCTGCTGGCTCACGCCCGGCCTGGTCGACTGTCACACACATATTGTCCACGCGGGCAACCGCAGCGATGAATTCGAGGCGCGCCTGAACGGCGCCACCTATGAAGACATCGCCAAGGCCGGCGGCGGCATCATGTCGACCGTGCGCGCCACCCGCGCCGCATCGGAAGACGAACTGCTGCGCCAGAGCCTTCCGCGCGTGGCCAGCCTGCTGGCCGAAGGCGTGACCACGCTCGAAATCAAGTCCGGCTACGGCTTGAGCCTGGACGACGAGGCCAAGATGCTGCGCGTGGCGCGCCGCGTGGGGCAGGTGCTGCCGGTGAGCGTGTCCGCCACCTTCCTGGGGGCGCACGCGCTGCCGCCGGAATTCGCCGGCCGTGCCGACGATTACGTCGATGAGATCTGCCAGCGCATGCTGCCGCAACTGGCGGCGCTGGGCCTGGCCGACGCGGTCGACGCCTTTTGCGAGCGCATCGGCTTCTCCGCCGCCCAGACCGAGCGCATTTTCGAGGCCGCGCGGCGCCATGGCATGCCGGTCAAGCTGCACGCGGAGCAGTTGTCGGACCAGGGCGGGGCCGAGCTGGTGGCGCGCTTCGGTGGGCTCTCGGCCGACCACCTCGAACACCTGGGCATCGAGGGCATTTCCGCGATGGCGGCATCGGGTACGGTGGCGGTGCTGCTGCCTGGCGCCTATTACTTCCTGCGCGATACCGTGCAGCCGCCGGTGGCGGCCCTGCGCGCGGCCGGCGTGCCGATGGCGGTGGCCACCGACTGCAATCCCGGCACCTCGCCGATGACGTCGATCCTGCTGGCGATGAACATGGCGTGCACCCTGTGGAGGGTGACGCCGCAGGAGGCGCTGGCCGGCACCACCATCCACGCCGCGCGCGCGCTCGGGCGCGCTGCCGACATCGGCTCGCTGGCGCTCGGCAAGCGCGCCGACTTCGCGCTGTGGGAGATCGCGCGGCCGGCCGACCTGTCGTATGCGATCGGCTTCAATCCCTGCCGCGCGGTGGTCAATGCGGGCGTGCTGCGCAAACCGGTGGTAAGCTTGCCCGACTAA
- a CDS encoding HutD/Ves family protein gives MTVLIPFASLEASSWKNGGGSTTEIAISPPLAEQGSFDWRISLATIASSGPFSVFAGIDRTLALVDGPGVTLDIDGDSRFVLGDEDPVLEFAGESQVVATVGALPTTDFNVMTRRASCRHQLGKRSLSGTSGFATRADVTVLFLAEGESLEVSSDDERIGMVRYDAVLFEGESVWTLEAGQATIFIVDIYFNQD, from the coding sequence ATGACCGTTCTGATTCCCTTTGCCAGCCTGGAAGCCTCCTCGTGGAAAAACGGCGGCGGCAGCACCACCGAAATCGCGATCTCGCCGCCGCTGGCGGAGCAGGGCAGCTTCGACTGGCGTATCAGCCTCGCCACCATCGCCAGCAGCGGGCCGTTCTCGGTCTTTGCCGGCATCGACCGCACCCTGGCGCTGGTCGACGGCCCCGGTGTCACGCTCGACATCGATGGCGATAGCCGCTTTGTGCTTGGCGACGAGGACCCGGTGCTGGAGTTTGCCGGCGAATCGCAGGTCGTCGCCACCGTCGGTGCGCTGCCGACCACGGATTTCAACGTCATGACGCGGCGCGCAAGCTGCCGTCACCAGTTGGGCAAGCGCAGCCTGTCGGGCACGTCCGGCTTTGCCACGCGCGCCGACGTGACGGTCTTGTTCCTGGCCGAAGGCGAGAGCCTGGAAGTGAGCAGCGACGATGAACGGATCGGCATGGTGCGCTACGACGCGGTGCTGTTCGAGGGCGAATCCGTCTGGACCCTGGAGGCGGGCCAGGCGACGATCTTCATCGTCGATATTTACTTCAACCAGGACTAG
- a CDS encoding formimidoylglutamate deiminase, with amino-acid sequence MSEPRVLFARHALLAHGWEANVLIEWGAGGTLLTVAPGAVHAGEPMADLVLPGMVNLHSHAFQRALGGLTETAGEGPDSFWTWRQLMYRFARQMTPEHIEAIAAQLFSECLRHGYTSVCEFHYVQRDQDGVMYARPAETAERVVAAAQLTGMGVTMLPVLYSYAGFGEKPLAPEQQRFRTNAADVLRIVDSLEPLRSGQVEVGVAPHSLRAASLGQIREVLAVLPADRPLHIHIAEQQGEVEQCLAFSGQRPVRYLMDQVALDARWCLVHATHLDDGEVAALAARSAVAGLCPTTEANLGDGLFPLAPFLAAGGRIGIGSDSHVSQSPVEELRWLEYGQRLLHQKRNVAASPTQRRVGDFLWQSALHGGAQASGRPVGVLATGKRADLLVLDSDHPNLAGIGAEDVLGSFIFCGNDNLVRDVMVGGRWVVRNREHIAQGAIAQRYKQTIAELRRLRP; translated from the coding sequence ATGAGCGAGCCTCGTGTCCTGTTTGCGCGCCATGCCCTGCTGGCGCACGGCTGGGAGGCCAATGTCCTGATCGAATGGGGGGCCGGCGGCACCCTGCTGACGGTGGCGCCGGGCGCCGTGCACGCCGGCGAGCCGATGGCCGACCTGGTCTTGCCCGGCATGGTCAACCTGCATTCGCACGCCTTCCAGCGCGCCCTTGGCGGCCTGACCGAAACCGCGGGCGAGGGGCCGGACAGTTTCTGGACCTGGCGCCAGCTGATGTACCGCTTCGCGCGCCAAATGACGCCGGAGCATATCGAAGCCATCGCCGCGCAGCTGTTCTCGGAATGCCTGCGCCACGGTTACACCTCGGTGTGCGAATTTCATTATGTGCAGCGCGACCAGGACGGCGTCATGTACGCGCGGCCGGCGGAAACGGCCGAAAGGGTCGTCGCCGCCGCGCAGTTGACCGGCATGGGCGTGACCATGCTGCCGGTGTTGTACAGCTATGCCGGCTTTGGCGAAAAACCGCTGGCGCCGGAGCAGCAGCGCTTCCGTACCAATGCCGCCGACGTGCTGCGCATCGTCGACTCTCTCGAACCCTTGCGCAGCGGCCAGGTCGAAGTCGGGGTGGCGCCGCATTCGCTGCGCGCGGCTTCGCTCGGGCAGATCCGCGAGGTGCTGGCGGTACTGCCGGCCGACCGTCCGCTGCATATCCACATCGCCGAGCAGCAGGGCGAAGTGGAGCAGTGCCTGGCGTTCAGCGGCCAGCGCCCGGTGCGTTACCTGATGGATCAGGTGGCGCTCGATGCGCGCTGGTGCCTGGTGCACGCCACGCACCTGGACGATGGCGAGGTGGCCGCGCTGGCCGCCCGCAGTGCCGTGGCGGGTCTGTGCCCGACCACGGAGGCGAACCTGGGCGACGGCCTGTTCCCGCTCGCGCCATTCCTGGCGGCCGGCGGGCGCATCGGCATCGGCAGCGACAGCCACGTGTCGCAGTCGCCGGTGGAGGAATTGCGCTGGCTCGAATACGGCCAGCGCCTGCTGCACCAGAAGCGCAATGTGGCGGCGTCTCCAACGCAGCGCCGCGTCGGCGACTTCTTGTGGCAAAGTGCCTTGCATGGCGGCGCGCAAGCCAGCGGCCGCCCGGTGGGCGTGCTGGCAACGGGCAAACGGGCCGACCTGCTGGTGCTCGACAGCGACCATCCCAACCTCGCCGGCATCGGCGCGGAGGATGTGCTGGGCAGCTTCATTTTCTGTGGTAACGACAATCTTGTCAGGGATGTGATGGTGGGCGGCCGCTGGGTCGTGCGCAATCGCGAGCACATTGCGCAAGGGGCGATTGCGCAGCGCTACAAACAGACCATCGCCGAACTGCGCAGGCTACGACCATGA
- the hutG gene encoding N-formylglutamate deformylase, which yields MDFDFKAGSIPLLVSMPHVGTDIPDDIAARLSPEALARPDTDWHLAQLYGFLQDMGASTLSARWSRYVIDLNRPPEDTNLYPGLDTTGLCPVDTFANNALYLDGQAPDEHDVRGRLVRYWQPYHRQLRAEIDRLLALHGRVVLWDAHSIASVVPRFFEGRLPDLNFGSAQGTSCAPGLEQAVVGVARSQDRFSVAVNGRFKGGYITRHYGQPGVNVHAIQLEMCQDLYMDEHAPFAYRSEIAAAVQPLLRQLTEAALDWVRT from the coding sequence ATGGATTTTGACTTCAAGGCGGGCAGTATTCCATTGCTGGTGTCGATGCCGCACGTGGGCACCGATATCCCGGACGACATCGCGGCGCGCCTGTCGCCCGAGGCACTGGCCCGTCCCGACACCGATTGGCACCTGGCGCAGCTGTACGGCTTTTTGCAGGACATGGGCGCCTCGACCCTTTCGGCGCGCTGGTCGCGCTATGTGATCGACCTGAATCGCCCGCCGGAAGACACCAATCTGTATCCGGGGCTGGACACGACCGGGCTTTGTCCGGTCGACACCTTCGCCAACAACGCGCTGTATCTGGATGGCCAGGCGCCAGACGAGCATGACGTGCGCGGACGGCTGGTGCGCTACTGGCAGCCGTATCACCGCCAGCTGCGCGCCGAAATCGACCGCCTGCTGGCGCTGCACGGCAGGGTGGTGCTGTGGGACGCCCATTCGATCGCCTCGGTGGTGCCGCGCTTTTTCGAGGGGCGCCTGCCGGACCTCAATTTCGGCAGCGCCCAGGGCACCTCGTGCGCGCCGGGACTGGAACAGGCCGTGGTGGGCGTGGCGCGCTCGCAGGACCGTTTTTCGGTGGCCGTCAACGGGCGTTTCAAGGGTGGCTACATCACGCGCCATTACGGCCAGCCCGGCGTGAACGTGCATGCGATCCAGCTGGAGATGTGCCAGGACCTGTACATGGACGAACACGCACCGTTCGCGTACCGTTCCGAGATTGCGGCCGCGGTCCAGCCGCTGCTGCGCCAACTCACCGAAGCGGCGCTGGACTGGGTGCGGACATGA
- the hutH gene encoding histidine ammonia-lyase produces the protein MNTTSNKSWTLTPGAMTLADLRAVWAAPGALTLAPSAYPAILASAAAVDAIVAKGDAAYGINTGFGILAKTRIPDEKLEELQRNLILSHSVGTGALLSDAVVRLIVLMKIGSLARGFSGVRPLIIDTLIALYNAGIMPAIPAKGSVGASGDLAPLAHMTLAMLGVGQVRVNGELQGALDALKAAGIEPVVLGPKEGLALINGTQVSTALALHGLFMTERLLEAAMVAGSLSLDAAKGSDAPFDARVHEVRGQPGQIAAAAIYRQLVASSAIRASHLVGDERVQDPYSLRCQPQVMGAIIDLIANVSRTLLIEANAVTDNPLIFADTGEIISGGNFHAEPVAFAADTLALAIAEIGGLAERRIALLIDATLSGLPPFLVREPGVNSGFMIAHVTAAALASENKSLAHPASVDSLPTSANQEDHVSMATFAARRLDDMAHNTAVIVAIELLAAAQGIDFHRPLTSSPHLEHVHQQLRQKVPFFDADRFFAPDIEAARQMVLDGELSASCKPLFAALYSAVPSH, from the coding sequence ATGAACACGACTTCAAACAAGAGCTGGACCCTCACTCCCGGCGCGATGACCCTGGCCGATCTGCGCGCCGTCTGGGCCGCCCCAGGCGCGCTCACCCTGGCGCCATCGGCATACCCGGCCATCCTGGCGTCGGCCGCGGCGGTGGACGCCATCGTCGCCAAGGGCGATGCCGCCTATGGCATCAACACCGGTTTCGGCATCCTGGCCAAGACCCGCATTCCGGACGAAAAGCTGGAAGAACTGCAGCGCAACCTGATCCTGTCGCACTCGGTCGGCACCGGCGCGCTGCTGTCGGATGCGGTGGTGCGCCTGATCGTGCTGATGAAAATCGGCAGCTTGGCGCGCGGCTTTTCGGGCGTGCGCCCACTCATCATCGATACCCTGATCGCGCTGTACAACGCGGGCATCATGCCGGCCATTCCGGCCAAGGGTTCGGTCGGCGCCTCGGGCGACCTGGCGCCGCTGGCGCACATGACCCTGGCCATGCTGGGCGTGGGCCAGGTGCGCGTGAACGGCGAGCTGCAGGGCGCGCTTGATGCGCTCAAGGCTGCCGGCATCGAGCCGGTGGTGCTGGGTCCCAAGGAAGGGCTGGCGCTGATCAACGGCACCCAGGTCTCGACCGCGCTGGCGCTGCATGGCCTGTTCATGACCGAGCGCCTGCTGGAAGCGGCCATGGTGGCCGGTTCCCTGTCGCTCGATGCTGCCAAGGGCAGCGATGCGCCGTTCGACGCGCGTGTGCATGAAGTGCGCGGCCAGCCGGGCCAGATCGCGGCGGCCGCCATCTATCGCCAACTGGTGGCGTCGAGCGCGATCCGCGCCTCGCACCTGGTCGGCGACGAGCGCGTGCAAGACCCGTACAGCCTGCGCTGCCAGCCGCAAGTCATGGGCGCGATCATCGACCTGATCGCGAACGTGTCGCGCACCCTGCTGATCGAAGCCAATGCCGTCACCGACAATCCGCTGATCTTCGCCGACACCGGCGAGATTATCTCGGGCGGCAATTTCCACGCCGAGCCGGTCGCCTTCGCGGCCGACACCTTGGCGCTGGCGATCGCCGAAATCGGCGGCCTGGCCGAGCGCCGCATCGCGCTGCTGATCGACGCCACCTTGTCCGGCCTGCCGCCGTTCCTGGTGCGCGAGCCGGGTGTCAATTCGGGCTTCATGATCGCCCACGTGACCGCCGCCGCGCTGGCGTCGGAAAACAAGTCGCTGGCCCATCCGGCCAGCGTGGACAGCCTGCCCACTTCCGCCAACCAGGAAGACCATGTGAGCATGGCCACCTTTGCGGCGCGCCGCCTGGACGACATGGCGCACAATACGGCGGTGATTGTCGCCATCGAGCTGCTGGCGGCGGCGCAGGGGATCGATTTCCACCGTCCGCTCACCTCCTCGCCGCACCTGGAGCACGTGCACCAGCAATTGCGCCAGAAGGTGCCGTTTTTTGACGCCGACCGCTTCTTTGCCCCGGATATCGAGGCGGCGCGCCAGATGGTGCTGGACGGCGAGTTGAGCGCTTCGTGCAAACCGCTGTTCGCGGCGCTGTACAGCGCTGTGCCTTCGCATTGA
- the hutU gene encoding urocanate hydratase: MTTDPTSFDDDPRFDASRTIRAPRGTELACKSWLTEAAYRMIQNNLDAEVAENPKHLVVYGGIGRAARNWACYDQILASLRELEDDQTLLIQSGKPVGVFQTHPDAPRVLIANSNLVPKWANWEHFNELDRKGLFMYGQMTAGSWIYIGTQGIVQGTYETFAEAGRQHFGGDWGGRWILTAGLGGMGGAQPLAATFAGAVSLNIECQQSSIDFRLRTRYLDKQAADIDDAIALIKQHTAAREAVSIGLLGNAADVLPELVRRAKAGGLVPDMVTDQTSAHDLINGYLPRGWTVEQWKAAQKDPSQHARLTAEAAASCAVHVQAILDFHAMGVKAVDYGNNIRQVAKDQGVTDAFAFPGFVPAYIRPQFCEGRGPFRWVALSGDPEDIYKTDAKIKELFPEQKQVHHWLDMARERIAFQGLPARICWLGLGERHIAGLAFNEMVRTGELKAPIVIGRDHLDTGSVASPNRETEAMRDGTDAVSDWPLLNALLNTAGGATWVSLHHGGGVGMGYSQHSGVVIVADGTDAAAKRLARVLVNDSGSGVMRHADAGYETAIACAKRNGLNLPMVP, from the coding sequence ATGACCACCGATCCGACCAGTTTCGATGACGATCCCCGCTTCGACGCCAGCCGCACGATCCGCGCCCCGCGCGGCACTGAACTGGCTTGTAAAAGCTGGCTGACGGAGGCGGCCTACCGCATGATCCAGAATAATCTGGATGCGGAGGTGGCGGAAAATCCCAAGCATCTGGTGGTCTACGGCGGCATCGGCCGCGCGGCGCGCAACTGGGCCTGCTATGACCAGATCCTCGCCTCCCTGCGCGAACTGGAAGACGACCAGACCTTGCTGATCCAGTCCGGCAAGCCGGTCGGCGTGTTCCAGACCCACCCGGACGCGCCGCGCGTCCTGATCGCCAACTCGAACCTGGTGCCCAAGTGGGCCAACTGGGAACACTTCAACGAACTCGATCGCAAGGGCTTGTTCATGTACGGGCAAATGACGGCCGGCAGCTGGATCTATATCGGCACCCAGGGCATCGTGCAGGGCACCTACGAAACCTTCGCCGAGGCAGGGCGCCAGCATTTCGGCGGCGACTGGGGCGGACGCTGGATTCTCACGGCGGGCCTGGGCGGCATGGGCGGCGCGCAGCCGCTGGCGGCGACCTTCGCCGGCGCGGTCTCGCTCAATATCGAGTGCCAGCAAAGCAGCATCGACTTCCGCCTGCGCACGCGCTACCTGGACAAGCAGGCCGCCGACATCGACGACGCCATCGCCCTGATCAAGCAGCACACGGCCGCGCGCGAAGCGGTGTCGATCGGCTTGCTGGGCAACGCGGCCGACGTGCTGCCGGAACTGGTGCGGCGCGCCAAGGCGGGCGGCCTGGTGCCGGACATGGTGACCGACCAGACCTCGGCGCATGACCTGATCAACGGCTACCTGCCGCGCGGCTGGACGGTGGAGCAGTGGAAGGCGGCCCAGAAGGATCCGTCGCAGCACGCGCGCCTGACCGCCGAGGCGGCGGCGTCGTGCGCGGTGCATGTGCAGGCCATCCTCGACTTCCACGCGATGGGCGTGAAGGCGGTCGATTACGGCAACAACATCCGCCAGGTGGCGAAGGACCAGGGGGTGACGGACGCCTTCGCCTTCCCGGGCTTCGTGCCGGCCTATATCCGGCCGCAGTTCTGCGAGGGCCGTGGCCCGTTTCGCTGGGTGGCGCTGTCGGGCGACCCGGAAGATATCTACAAGACCGATGCCAAGATCAAGGAGCTGTTCCCCGAGCAGAAGCAGGTGCACCACTGGCTCGACATGGCGCGCGAGCGCATCGCTTTCCAGGGCCTGCCGGCGCGCATCTGCTGGCTGGGCTTGGGCGAGCGCCACATCGCCGGCCTGGCCTTCAACGAGATGGTGCGCACGGGTGAACTGAAGGCGCCCATCGTCATCGGGCGCGATCACCTCGATACCGGCTCGGTCGCCAGCCCGAACCGCGAAACGGAAGCCATGCGCGACGGCACCGATGCGGTGTCCGACTGGCCGCTCCTGAACGCGCTGCTCAATACCGCCGGCGGCGCCACCTGGGTGTCGCTGCATCACGGCGGCGGCGTCGGCATGGGTTACTCGCAGCATTCGGGCGTGGTCATCGTGGCCGACGGCACCGACGCCGCCGCCAAACGGCTGGCGCGGGTGCTGGTCAACGACAGCGGTTCTGGTGTCATGCGCCACGCCGACGCCGGCTACGAAACGGCAATCGCCTGCGCCAAGCGCAATGGCCTGAACCTGCCGATGGTCCCGTAA